The DNA sequence GCGGGCGCCCGCCCGCGCGCCGGACGCGCGGGCCTGCGTCCGCGGTCGCCTGCGCGGGCTTCGCCCGCCCGCGTGGGGGTCGCGCGGGCACACCGGCCCGCGCGAAAGGTCACCGGCCCTGGTTGGCCACGGCCTGGATGGCGGCCTCGGCCGCCTCCGGGTCGAGGTACTCGCCGCCGGGCTTCACCGGGCGGAACCTCTCGTCGAGCTCGTACCGCAGCGGGATGCCGGTGGGGATGTTGAGGCCGGCGATCTCGTCGTCGCCGATGTCGTCCAGGTGCTTGACGAGGGCGCGCAGCGAGTTGCCGTGCGCCACCACGAGCACCGTGCGGCCCGCGGCGAGGTCCGGCACGATCGCGTCGTACCAGTACGGCAGCAGCCGCGCCACCACGTCCTTGAGGCACTCGGTCCGCGGCATCAGCTCGGGCGGCAGCGTCGCGTAGCGCGGGTCGCCCACCTGCGAGTACTCGTCGTCGTCCGCGATCGGCGGCGGCGGCACGTCGTAGGAGCGGCGCCACAGCATGAACTGCTCGTCCCCGTACTGCTCACGGGTCTGCGCCTTGTTCTTGCCCTGGAGCGCGCCGTAGTGGCGCTCGTTGAGCCGCCAGCTCCGGCGCACCGGCAGCCAGTGCAGGTCGGCGGCGTCGAGCGCGAAGTAGGCCGTCTGGATCGCCCGGGTCAGCAGCGAGGTGTGGACCACGTCGGGCCGCAGCCCCGCCTCGACGAGCAGCCGGCCGCCCCGGGCCGCCTCCTGCTCGCCCGTGGGCGACAGCCGTACGTCCACCCAGCCGGTGAACAGCCCCTTCGCGTTCCACTCGCTTTCGCCATGCCGCAGCAGCACCAAAGTCGCCATGGAACGGAGCTTATCCGGTGGCCTGCCCACGGTCTGCGGGGGCGAGGCCAACTGTGGAAAACCCCTCAGCCGCCGGTCCCGCCGCCGGCCGAGGCCCCGTTCCCGCCCTTGGCCGCCCCGTCGGTACGGCGAGCAGGGTCGGCGAACCGCGCGAACGCCTGCAGGTTCGCCAGCGACTCGCCGCGCTTGACCCGCCAGTCCCACTCGCGGCGGATCGCGGAGGCGAAGCCGAGCTCGAGCGCCCGGTCGAAATTTTCATCCGCGTAGGTGAGCACGCAGCCGAGCAGCCGGTCGATCTCCTCGGCCGACACCGACTCCAGCGCCACCCGGCCCACCAGGTAGACGTCGCCCACCGGGTCGAGGGCGAAGTGCACGCCGTACGTGCCGCCGTTGCGGGTGAGCAGGAACCGGTAGAACGCGGCGTGGTT is a window from the Thermopolyspora flexuosa genome containing:
- a CDS encoding phosphoglyceromutase, yielding MATLVLLRHGESEWNAKGLFTGWVDVRLSPTGEQEAARGGRLLVEAGLRPDVVHTSLLTRAIQTAYFALDAADLHWLPVRRSWRLNERHYGALQGKNKAQTREQYGDEQFMLWRRSYDVPPPPIADDDEYSQVGDPRYATLPPELMPRTECLKDVVARLLPYWYDAIVPDLAAGRTVLVVAHGNSLRALVKHLDDIGDDEIAGLNIPTGIPLRYELDERFRPVKPGGEYLDPEAAEAAIQAVANQGR
- a CDS encoding YbjN domain-containing protein; this encodes MSDSATLPAGGTDGPVMGGLSTSGTVTPVAARAIEVIEQALTEAGVTFERPRHEAFLVRLEGRHKLVTMCWLIVEDHALHVEAFFCRRPDENHAAFYRFLLTRNGGTYGVHFALDPVGDVYLVGRVALESVSAEEIDRLLGCVLTYADENFDRALELGFASAIRREWDWRVKRGESLANLQAFARFADPARRTDGAAKGGNGASAGGGTGG